The following proteins come from a genomic window of Rhizobium sp. 007:
- a CDS encoding MFS transporter — translation MAVLSETSPRFEKTTMSILVAVSFCHMLNDIMQSLLSSLYPLFKANYDLDFVQIGLLTMTFQVTASLLQPFVGIVTDRWPMPYSLPVGMASTFCGLILLGNAASFELLLVAASLIGFGSAVFHPESSRVARLASGGRHGFAQSFFQVGGNAGQAIGPLIAAFVVLPLGQHSVSWLSAIAMIGIVVLGWVGNWFMSHRRQNAGKPAVSRALPLPQNKVIIALIILVLLTATKNVYMASVSSYFTFYVIEKFQLDVQQAQLMLFLFLGSVAVGTFLGGPIGDRFGSRFVIWFSILGVIPFALLLPYANLFWTGILSVVIGLVFASAFSAIVVFAQELVPGRVGLIAGVFFGFAFGAGGLGAAFLGDFADSHGIEFVYRICSYLPLLGLLTVFLPRIPRHKAV, via the coding sequence ATGGCCGTATTGAGCGAGACTTCCCCCCGTTTCGAGAAGACGACGATGTCGATCCTCGTGGCTGTCAGCTTCTGCCATATGCTGAACGACATCATGCAGTCGCTGCTTTCCTCGCTTTATCCGCTCTTCAAGGCAAACTACGATCTCGATTTCGTCCAGATCGGACTTCTGACGATGACTTTCCAGGTCACGGCATCCCTGTTGCAGCCCTTTGTGGGGATCGTCACCGACCGCTGGCCGATGCCTTATTCTCTGCCGGTCGGCATGGCCAGCACCTTCTGCGGCCTGATCCTGCTCGGCAATGCCGCAAGTTTCGAATTGTTGCTGGTGGCTGCGAGCCTCATCGGTTTTGGTTCGGCCGTCTTTCATCCGGAATCCTCGCGCGTTGCGCGTCTTGCCTCCGGCGGCCGTCATGGTTTTGCGCAATCCTTCTTCCAGGTCGGCGGCAATGCCGGCCAGGCCATTGGGCCGCTGATTGCCGCCTTCGTCGTGCTGCCGCTCGGCCAGCACAGCGTCTCCTGGCTCTCCGCCATCGCGATGATCGGCATCGTCGTGCTCGGCTGGGTCGGCAACTGGTTCATGAGCCACCGCCGGCAGAATGCCGGAAAGCCTGCGGTGAGCCGTGCGCTGCCCTTGCCGCAGAACAAGGTGATCATTGCGCTCATCATTCTCGTCTTGCTGACGGCGACGAAGAACGTCTACATGGCGAGCGTGTCGAGCTACTTCACATTCTACGTCATCGAAAAATTCCAACTCGATGTGCAGCAGGCCCAACTGATGCTGTTCCTCTTCCTCGGTTCGGTCGCCGTCGGCACCTTCCTCGGCGGGCCAATCGGGGATCGCTTCGGTTCCCGTTTCGTAATCTGGTTCTCGATCCTTGGGGTCATTCCCTTCGCATTGCTGCTGCCTTATGCAAACCTCTTCTGGACCGGTATCCTCAGTGTCGTGATCGGCCTTGTCTTTGCCTCTGCGTTCTCGGCGATCGTCGTCTTCGCGCAGGAACTGGTGCCCGGTCGCGTCGGTCTGATCGCCGGCGTCTTCTTCGGCTTCGCCTTTGGGGCCGGGGGACTGGGTGCTGCCTTCCTCGGCGATTTCGCCGACAGCCACGGCATTGAGTTCGTCTACCGGATCTGCTCGTATTTGCCGCTGCTCGGCCTGCTCACGGTCTTCCTGCCGCGCATTCCGAGGCACAAGGCCGTCTGA
- a CDS encoding helix-turn-helix transcriptional regulator — protein sequence MNAKAPNAIDVYVGSRVRMRRLLLGFSQERLADQIGVTFQQVQKYEKGMNRIGASRLQKIAEVLAVPPSFFFQQDAAQPLSLDGLEPSENFDPVGEFLRSKEGLALNRAFLKITDPTVREKVLSLVKAMAQAAERRDMTVDPANSETSAPLDA from the coding sequence ATGAACGCAAAAGCTCCTAATGCAATCGACGTCTACGTGGGCTCGCGCGTGAGGATGCGGAGGCTGCTGTTGGGGTTCAGCCAGGAGCGGCTGGCCGACCAGATCGGCGTTACCTTTCAACAGGTGCAGAAATACGAAAAGGGCATGAACCGCATCGGCGCAAGCCGGCTGCAAAAGATTGCCGAAGTGCTTGCCGTACCGCCGAGCTTCTTCTTCCAGCAGGACGCCGCGCAGCCGCTGAGCCTCGACGGACTGGAGCCCTCCGAAAACTTCGACCCGGTCGGAGAATTCCTGCGTTCGAAGGAGGGGCTGGCGCTTAATCGCGCTTTCTTGAAGATCACCGACCCAACCGTGCGTGAAAAGGTCCTTTCCCTCGTCAAGGCGATGGCTCAGGCCGCAGAGCGCCGGGATATGACTGTCGATCCGGCAAACTCTGAGACGAGCGCTCCGCTCGACGCTTGA